One genomic segment of Microbacterium sp. ProA8 includes these proteins:
- a CDS encoding LysE family translocator, with product MVPLENLLAFTLAALVLIVIPGPSVLFTIGRALALGPVGGLLSVLGNALGLLPVIGLVAIGVGGVVAQSVVLFTIVKVAGAVYLMYLGVQAIRHRHRAAAEANGGALPRSAWRQLGEGFVVGITNPKTIAFFVAVLPQFVDLNAGMVPLQMIQLGLVFFVIALISDAVWALVAAGARTWFGRSPKRISTLSATGGGLMIGLGGILLFTGNKH from the coding sequence GTGGTCCCCCTCGAGAACCTCCTCGCCTTCACGCTCGCAGCCCTGGTGCTGATCGTGATCCCGGGCCCGAGCGTGCTGTTCACGATCGGGCGCGCGCTCGCGCTCGGCCCCGTCGGAGGCCTTCTCAGCGTGCTCGGCAACGCGTTGGGCCTGCTGCCGGTGATCGGCCTCGTCGCGATCGGCGTGGGCGGCGTCGTCGCGCAGTCGGTCGTGCTGTTCACGATCGTCAAGGTCGCCGGCGCCGTGTACCTCATGTACCTCGGCGTGCAGGCGATCCGCCACCGCCATCGCGCCGCCGCCGAGGCGAACGGCGGCGCTCTGCCCCGCTCGGCCTGGCGTCAGCTGGGCGAGGGGTTCGTCGTCGGGATCACCAACCCGAAGACGATCGCGTTCTTCGTCGCGGTGCTGCCCCAGTTCGTCGATCTGAACGCCGGCATGGTGCCCCTGCAGATGATCCAGCTCGGCCTCGTGTTCTTCGTGATCGCGCTCATCTCGGACGCCGTCTGGGCGCTGGTCGCCGCAGGCGCCCGCACCTGGTTCGGCCGCTCGCCGAAGCGCATCTCCACCCTGTCCGCCACCGGAGGAGGCCTCATGATCGGCCTCGGCGGCATCCTCCTCTTCACCGGGAACAAGCACTGA
- a CDS encoding Cof-type HAD-IIB family hydrolase produces MTPSTDSRTDAGSGSGDGRRRIVFLDVDGTILEHGSHISPSTPDAVRAARAAGHLVYLSTGRSAADIHPVVADIGFDGAVTNSGALVTSGGEVVVERPLSPEATDRMLTALRSRGIRYFLQARDGVYASDDMAELMRDYALALEARERAGEEVRPEDSLVGLAQRTFPGVEEADLSRIDKAVFVSDHEEGLDELRADLGDEFLIVPGSMPLPGGSNGEISERDTTKGSAIELLLAHLGMDAADAVAVGDSWNDIEMFQVCGVAVAMGNARPELKELADLVTTDVLDDGIANAFRRLGLI; encoded by the coding sequence ATGACACCTTCGACAGACTCAAGGACCGACGCCGGCTCGGGTTCCGGGGACGGGCGGCGACGCATCGTCTTCCTCGACGTCGACGGCACGATCCTCGAGCACGGCTCGCACATCTCCCCCTCGACGCCGGACGCGGTCCGCGCCGCCCGGGCGGCCGGACATCTCGTGTACCTCAGCACCGGTCGGTCCGCTGCCGACATCCACCCGGTCGTCGCGGACATCGGGTTCGACGGCGCCGTCACCAACTCCGGCGCCCTCGTGACCTCGGGCGGCGAGGTGGTCGTCGAACGGCCCCTCTCGCCGGAGGCGACGGACCGGATGCTGACGGCGCTGCGCAGCCGCGGCATCCGCTATTTCCTGCAGGCACGTGACGGCGTCTATGCGAGCGACGACATGGCCGAGCTGATGCGCGACTACGCCCTCGCCCTCGAGGCCAGGGAGCGGGCCGGCGAGGAGGTGCGCCCCGAGGACTCCCTCGTCGGGCTCGCCCAGCGCACATTCCCCGGCGTGGAGGAGGCCGACCTCAGCCGCATCGACAAGGCCGTGTTCGTGAGCGACCACGAGGAGGGCCTCGACGAGCTGCGGGCCGACCTCGGCGACGAGTTCCTCATCGTGCCGGGGAGTATGCCGCTGCCCGGCGGCTCGAACGGCGAGATCAGCGAGCGCGACACGACGAAGGGCTCGGCGATCGAGCTGCTGCTCGCCCACCTGGGCATGGATGCCGCCGACGCCGTCGCGGTCGGCGACAGCTGGAACGACATCGAGATGTTCCAGGTGTGCGGCGTCGCGGTCGCGATGGGAAATGCCCGACCCGAGCTCAAGGAGCTCGCCGACCTCGTGACGACCGACGTGCTGGACGACGGGATCGCCAACGCCTTCCGCCGGCTCGGCCTCATCTGA